From the genome of Denticeps clupeoides chromosome 4, fDenClu1.1, whole genome shotgun sequence, one region includes:
- the crha gene encoding corticoliberin, translating to MKPNLLLWAVAALATFLPRCGSRALAESRVPPPPPPPPPVLVRLGEEYLIRLDQPGPASNPGPAVNRALQLRLTQRLLARERRSDEPPISLDLTFHLLREVLEMARAEQLAQQASSNRKMMDIFGK from the coding sequence ATGAAGCCGAACCTGCTGCTGTGGGCGGTGGCGGCGCTCGCGACCTTCCTGCCCCGGTGCGGCAGTCGCGCGCTCGCGGAGTCGCGcgtcccgccgccgccgccgccgccgccccccgTCCTCGTGCGCCTCGGCGAGGAGTACCTGATCCGCCTGGACCAGCCCGGACCGGCCTCGAACCCGGGGCCCGCGGTCAACCGCGCGCTGCAGCTGCGGCTCACGCAGCGGCTCCTCGCCAGGGAGCGGCGCTCCGACGAGCCGCCGATCTCCCTCGACCTCACCTTCCACCTCCTCAGGGAGGTGCTGGAGATGGCCCGCGCCGAGCAGCTGGCGCAGCAGGCCAGCAGCAACCGCAAAATGATGGACATCTTTGGGAAGTGA
- the trim55a gene encoding tripartite motif-containing protein 55a, whose product MSLSLEYPHSRKQDTMDNLEKQLICPICLEIFTKPVVILPCQHNLCRKCANDIFQASNPYLASRGSTVTSGGRFRCPSCRHEVVLDRHGVYGLQRNLLVENIIDMYKQESSSSKPEPAVCKAEGPMCEQHTEERINIYCVTCATPTCSLCKVFGAHKDCQVAPLNTIYDSQKTELTDCISMLVGNNDRIQGIISQLEESCRTVEENGRRQKSRICETFDHLYALLEERKREMSLLINAEQDEKLNYIRGLRRRYSDHLEAMAKIVETGIRTMEEPEMAIFLQNAKPLLQQIAEGSNTSHLEKLERGYENMDHFTTSFTKERQALLSIDFIKEDEEEEDGVEEGEREDEPMEETTTSTNLPKPVQQNPLLPQTPQFPVSPPTQSLAPAADLPTQASSPPVPSPHPSDCPQQVEDKSGDGPRHVFSFSWLNTPK is encoded by the exons ATGAGTCTGTCTTTGGAGTATCCCCATTCCCGCAAGCAGGACACCATGGACAACCTCGAGAAACAGCTCATCTGCCCAATCTGCCTTGAGATCTTCACCAAACCCGTTGTCATCTTGCCCTGTCAGCACAATCTTTGCCGAAAATGTGCTAATGACATCTTCCAG GCATCTAACCCATACTTGGCATCACGCGGCAGCACAGTTACATCAGGTGGAAGGTTCCGGTGCCCGTCATGCAGGCATGAGGTGGTACTTGATCGGCATGGTGTATATGGCCTGCAGCGCAACCTGCTGGTGGAGAACATCATTGACATGTACAAGCAGGAgagcagcag CAGTAAGCCAGAACCTGCAGTTTGCAAGGCTGAAGGCCCAATGTGCGAGCAGCATACAGAGGAGCGAATCAACATCTACTGTGTCACCTGTGCCACACCCACCTGCTCTCTCTGCAAGGTGTTTGGAGCCCACAAAGACTGCCAGGTTGCTCCTTTGAACACCATCTATGACTCACAAAAG ACAGAGCTTACTGATTGTATATCCATGCTGGTTGGGAATAACGATCGCATTCAGGGCATTATTAGCCAACTGGAGGAAAGCTGCCGAACTGTTGaa GAGAATGGACGGCGACAGAAGTCACGTATTTGTGAAACGTTTGACCACCTCTATGCTCTgttggaggagagaaaaagagagatgtCCCTGCTGATTAATGCTGAACAGGACGAGAAGCTCAACTACATCCGTGGCCTGCGACGTCGCTACAGTGACCATCTGGAGGCCATGGCAAAAATTGTGGAGACGGGCATACGGACCATGGAGGAGCCGGAGATGGCCATCTTCTTACAG AATGCAAAGCCTCTGCTGCAACA GATTGCTGAAGGCTCTAACACTTCTCacctggagaagctggagagaGGCTATGAGAACATGGATCACTTCACTACCAGCTTCACCAAAGAGAGACAAGCTCTGCTCAGTATTGACTTCATCAAAG aagatgaggaggaagaagatggtgtagaagaaggagagagagaagatgagcCAATGGAAGAGACCACAACCTCTACAAACCTTCCAAAACCAGTTCAGCAGAACCCTCTACTGCCCCAGACCCCTCAGTTTCCGGTGTCTCCCCCAACTCAGAGCCTGGCACCAGCTGCAGATCTACCTACACAG GCATCTTCTCCACCTGTCCCCTCTCCTCATCCCAGTGACTGTCCGCAGCAGGTCGAGGACAAAAGTGGTGACGGGCCACGTCACGTCTTCTCTTTTTCGTGGCTGAACACCCCAAAGTGA